A region of Acidithiobacillus ferridurans DNA encodes the following proteins:
- a CDS encoding type II toxin-antitoxin system Phd/YefM family antitoxin, producing the protein MDAITYTTVRANLASAMDRVCNDHEALIITRNGQQSVVMLSLEDYKALEETAYLLRTPANAKRLLAAAAQLNAGKGVERKLAK; encoded by the coding sequence ATGGATGCGATTACCTACACAACGGTTCGCGCAAACTTGGCGAGCGCGATGGACAGAGTTTGCAACGACCACGAAGCGCTGATTATCACCCGCAACGGACAGCAGTCCGTGGTGATGCTCTCACTCGAAGACTACAAGGCGCTGGAAGAGACCGCCTATCTTCTGCGCACGCCCGCGAACGCGAAGCGCCTACTTGCAGCGGCCGCCCAACTGAACGCTGGCAAGGGCGTTGAGCGGAAACTGGCTAAGTGA
- the tolQ gene encoding protein TolQ produces MDPHSIVNTAQSLSLGHLVMNASWVVQGILAILMIASVISWTIIFQKWAIFAAAQRALERFEKRFWSGGEMSQIYQHVSGNANLETGAGSIFCAGYEEFQRQRNKIRPSDALDAARRAMRVAQMREVGRLENNLAFLASVSSVSPFIGLFGTVWGIMTAFMNIGMAGQATLATVAPPVAEALIATAAGLFAAIPATAAYNRYIHQLDKLDAQYEVFMDEFTNILHRQVPETKP; encoded by the coding sequence ATGGATCCGCATAGCATCGTCAACACCGCGCAGTCCCTCTCCCTGGGCCATCTGGTCATGAACGCCAGTTGGGTCGTCCAGGGCATCCTCGCCATACTGATGATCGCGTCCGTCATCTCGTGGACCATCATCTTCCAGAAATGGGCCATCTTTGCCGCCGCCCAGCGTGCCCTGGAGCGATTCGAGAAGCGCTTCTGGAGCGGTGGTGAGATGAGTCAGATTTACCAGCACGTTTCCGGTAACGCCAATCTGGAAACCGGGGCCGGCAGCATCTTCTGCGCCGGTTATGAAGAATTCCAGCGTCAGCGCAACAAGATTCGTCCCAGCGATGCCCTCGATGCAGCGCGGCGCGCCATGCGGGTGGCGCAGATGCGCGAGGTCGGGCGCCTGGAAAACAATCTTGCCTTTCTTGCCTCCGTATCCTCCGTAAGCCCTTTTATTGGTCTTTTCGGCACCGTCTGGGGCATCATGACCGCCTTCATGAACATCGGCATGGCGGGACAAGCCACCCTGGCGACGGTGGCGCCTCCCGTCGCCGAAGCCCTCATCGCCACCGCGGCGGGTTTGTTCGCCGCCATCCCGGCGACCGCAGCCTATAACCGCTATATCCACCAACTGGACAAGCTTGACGCGCAGTACGAAGTCTTCATGGACGAGTTCACCAACATCCTGCACCGGCAGGTGCCCGAGACGAAACCATGA
- a CDS encoding type II toxin-antitoxin system VapC family toxin produces MIVLDTNVVSEAMKAEPNSAVRVWLDDQAAETLYLSSITLAELLFGIGALPSGRRKDALTQTLDGLLELFGDRVLAFDTDAARHYVELAVNARAASKGFPTPDGHIAAIANARGFTVATRDVAPFLAAGLNVINPWEAMR; encoded by the coding sequence ATGATCGTCTTGGATACCAACGTCGTTTCCGAGGCGATGAAAGCGGAACCGAATTCCGCCGTGCGGGTATGGCTGGATGATCAGGCGGCCGAAACCCTCTACCTGTCCAGCATCACGCTTGCCGAACTGCTGTTCGGCATCGGTGCCCTGCCTTCCGGCCGACGCAAAGATGCGCTGACCCAAACGCTGGATGGCCTATTGGAGCTGTTCGGGGATCGCGTGCTGGCCTTCGACACCGACGCAGCCCGGCACTACGTCGAGCTGGCCGTTAACGCCCGTGCCGCCAGCAAGGGTTTCCCCACACCAGACGGCCACATCGCCGCCATTGCGAACGCGCGCGGCTTCACGGTGGCCACGCGCGACGTTGCGCCGTTCCTGGCGGCCGGCCTCAACGTCATCAACCCGTGGGAGGCCATGCGGTGA
- the tolA gene encoding cell envelope integrity protein TolA, whose product MKKRKSAWPLVLAIVLNGAILLALFWSYHINVPEAGGTPMQAQLSSGMPAAPAPQPVPKPAPVPQPAPAPVPKPAPVPKPKPAAPPQPSAAQIAAEKAAQQKAAEQKAAQITAEKHAAEKQAEKLAAQRAAEKAAAEKAAAQKAATQKAATQKAAAEKAAAEKQAAQKAAAAQRAAELKRQLARQQAKAAEAARAKALQQQMEAGAKLRAEANMAAARAQQAAENQRMLGMLINTIKTQVSEKWSTNFSPALSCVLQIHLGPQGQLLGTPVVVRSSGNPGFDRSVIAAVEAAAPFVPPIGLAYSTFNQPINLKMNAEDLNHG is encoded by the coding sequence TTGAAAAAACGCAAGTCAGCCTGGCCGCTGGTGCTCGCTATTGTGCTCAACGGCGCGATACTGCTGGCTCTGTTCTGGAGCTATCACATCAATGTGCCCGAGGCCGGGGGTACCCCCATGCAGGCGCAACTGAGCAGCGGCATGCCGGCGGCGCCGGCACCTCAGCCCGTGCCCAAACCCGCGCCGGTACCGCAGCCGGCTCCCGCCCCGGTACCAAAACCGGCGCCGGTGCCGAAACCCAAGCCGGCCGCTCCGCCGCAGCCCAGCGCCGCGCAGATTGCCGCGGAAAAAGCGGCACAACAAAAGGCCGCAGAGCAGAAGGCCGCGCAGATCACCGCAGAAAAACATGCAGCCGAAAAGCAGGCTGAGAAACTGGCCGCGCAGCGGGCGGCCGAAAAAGCCGCCGCGGAAAAGGCGGCTGCACAAAAAGCCGCTACGCAGAAAGCCGCTACGCAGAAAGCCGCCGCCGAAAAGGCCGCCGCCGAGAAACAGGCGGCGCAAAAAGCGGCCGCTGCACAGCGCGCGGCGGAGCTGAAGCGGCAACTCGCCCGGCAGCAGGCCAAGGCTGCGGAAGCCGCGCGGGCCAAGGCACTGCAGCAGCAGATGGAGGCCGGGGCCAAGCTGCGGGCCGAGGCCAACATGGCAGCGGCCCGCGCCCAGCAGGCGGCGGAGAATCAGCGTATGCTCGGGATGTTGATCAACACGATCAAAACGCAGGTATCAGAGAAGTGGAGCACTAATTTTTCTCCCGCCTTGTCCTGCGTATTACAAATCCATCTCGGACCTCAGGGGCAACTCTTAGGTACCCCGGTCGTAGTGCGTTCCAGCGGTAATCCTGGCTTTGACCGGTCTGTAATCGCAGCAGTGGAAGCGGCAGCGCCATTCGTACCACCCATTGGGCTGGCTTACAGTACCTTTAACCAGCCAATAAACCTTAAAATGAATGCGGAGGATCTCAATCATGGCTAA
- the tolR gene encoding protein TolR: MKRRRLMAEMNVVPYIDVSLVLLVIFMLSAPLLTQGVNVNLPKGVTKPVSDKIPPVLISVTRQGAILVQYKGHHSAVALDDLATAVGHIAAASHDQVQVLVGGDAHVDYGKVMAVMARLQEAGISHVGLLTRPEGH; this comes from the coding sequence ATGAAGCGACGGCGTCTCATGGCGGAGATGAACGTCGTCCCCTACATCGACGTGTCTCTCGTGCTGCTGGTGATTTTCATGCTCTCGGCGCCATTGCTGACCCAGGGCGTCAACGTCAATCTGCCCAAGGGCGTGACCAAGCCGGTATCAGACAAAATCCCGCCGGTGCTGATTTCGGTGACGCGGCAGGGCGCCATCCTGGTGCAGTACAAGGGGCACCACAGCGCGGTCGCCCTGGACGACCTCGCGACCGCGGTGGGGCATATCGCCGCCGCCAGCCACGATCAGGTGCAGGTGCTGGTGGGCGGTGACGCCCATGTGGATTACGGCAAGGTCATGGCGGTCATGGCGCGTTTGCAGGAGGCGGGCATTTCCCACGTCGGTCTGCTGACCCGTCCGGAGGGACATTGA
- a CDS encoding Wzz/FepE/Etk N-terminal domain-containing protein, which produces MPLEDNTGAGQPQRANAATPISEDEISLQDLWEIIAKRKWLVFLSMVVCLGLAAVYVSLARTIYESKAVVQIGKVAGQPVDNGLQLANRLMNQYTPVNTVQAKKQMPKLYAVTPDKADGSILTLEAQGRSPQEAQQYLQGVIQRLLAEDQQRYQQIVGTRQAQLTQLQALYQGMRTSLDTKSGKGQVDSTSALLLLEQSRRSDALTNIQAAIAKMENALAPNNTSPTIQTLSPRYDPIPVAPKRGLILVLAGLGGLMLGVFLALLQNAFRKEPA; this is translated from the coding sequence ATGCCGTTAGAAGACAACACCGGAGCCGGACAGCCCCAGCGCGCAAATGCCGCGACCCCCATTTCCGAGGACGAGATCAGCCTGCAAGACTTGTGGGAGATCATCGCTAAACGCAAATGGCTGGTATTTCTCAGCATGGTGGTCTGTTTGGGGCTGGCGGCCGTCTATGTGAGTCTGGCGCGCACGATCTATGAGAGCAAGGCCGTGGTGCAGATCGGCAAGGTCGCCGGGCAGCCAGTGGACAACGGCCTGCAGTTGGCCAACCGACTGATGAACCAATACACCCCGGTCAATACCGTGCAGGCAAAAAAGCAGATGCCCAAGCTGTACGCCGTGACGCCGGACAAGGCCGACGGCTCCATTCTGACCCTGGAGGCCCAGGGGCGCTCGCCACAAGAGGCGCAGCAGTATCTGCAGGGGGTCATCCAGCGATTGCTGGCGGAGGATCAACAACGCTATCAGCAAATCGTGGGGACCCGCCAGGCGCAGTTGACACAGTTGCAGGCGCTGTATCAGGGCATGCGCACCTCCCTGGATACCAAAAGTGGCAAAGGGCAGGTCGATTCGACATCGGCTTTGCTGTTGCTGGAGCAGTCTCGGCGCAGCGACGCGCTTACCAACATACAGGCAGCCATCGCCAAGATGGAAAACGCACTGGCGCCCAATAACACCAGTCCCACAATACAGACCCTGTCCCCCCGTTATGACCCCATCCCCGTCGCGCCCAAACGCGGGCTGATTCTGGTGCTGGCGGGACTGGGCGGTCTGATGTTGGGCGTGTTTCTGGCGCTCCTGCAAAACGCCTTCCGCAAAGAGCCGGCATAA
- a CDS encoding MarR family EPS-associated transcriptional regulator has translation MLDDATRYHLLKLLTEHPESTQRELAAAMGISLGKTNYCLKALVDKGLVKMGNFRSNPNKGVYAYLLTQEGVQEKARVTVRFLHRKMAEYDALQAEIAALRREVDGLSASGLDAGRGAA, from the coding sequence ATGCTCGACGACGCCACACGCTACCATTTACTCAAGCTCCTCACCGAGCACCCCGAAAGCACCCAGCGCGAGCTGGCTGCGGCCATGGGTATCAGTCTGGGCAAGACCAATTATTGTCTCAAGGCTCTTGTAGACAAGGGCTTGGTCAAGATGGGAAATTTTCGTAGCAACCCGAACAAGGGCGTCTACGCCTACCTGCTGACGCAGGAAGGGGTCCAGGAAAAGGCCCGGGTCACCGTCCGCTTCCTGCACCGGAAAATGGCCGAATACGACGCCCTCCAGGCGGAGATCGCCGCCCTGCGCCGGGAAGTGGACGGCCTCAGCGCATCCGGCCTCGATGCCGGGAGGGGGGCGGCATGA
- the ybgC gene encoding tol-pal system-associated acyl-CoA thioesterase, which translates to MLANDPVSTFHIRVYYEDTDHGGVVYHANYLRFMERARTEMLRERGYELDVLEQDAGIIFVVRRARLDFRAPARFNDLLLVETRIVSKSPVRMGFQQIVSVGDRTLCSGEVEVVCLDAAGFRPHVIPAALLQAIPLFVQP; encoded by the coding sequence ATGCTGGCTAACGACCCCGTCAGTACCTTCCACATTCGCGTTTATTATGAAGATACGGATCATGGCGGGGTGGTGTATCATGCCAACTATTTACGTTTCATGGAGCGCGCACGTACCGAGATGCTGCGCGAACGGGGTTATGAACTGGATGTGTTGGAGCAGGATGCCGGGATCATTTTCGTGGTGCGCCGCGCCCGGCTGGATTTCCGTGCACCGGCCCGCTTCAACGACCTGCTCCTCGTGGAAACCCGGATCGTGAGCAAGAGCCCCGTGCGCATGGGCTTTCAGCAAATCGTTTCGGTGGGGGACAGAACGCTCTGTAGCGGAGAGGTGGAAGTGGTCTGCCTGGATGCCGCCGGTTTTCGTCCCCACGTCATCCCTGCAGCCTTGTTGCAGGCCATCCCGCTTTTTGTTCAGCCGTGA
- the pal gene encoding peptidoglycan-associated lipoprotein Pal, with translation MPQNLRVHFAFNSGAMDAQAQQIATQNAQFMVAHPHVQVRLEGNTDDRGTQEYNLALGEQRAETVKQFLQSQGVSAARISTVSFGKDNPLCTTNDSACWARNRRVDFVYSGGYNG, from the coding sequence TTGCCCCAGAACTTGCGGGTACATTTCGCATTCAACAGCGGTGCCATGGATGCACAGGCGCAACAGATCGCCACCCAGAACGCGCAGTTCATGGTGGCCCATCCCCATGTCCAAGTGCGCCTGGAGGGGAATACCGATGATCGCGGTACCCAGGAGTACAACCTGGCCCTCGGTGAACAGCGCGCCGAGACGGTGAAGCAGTTCCTGCAGTCCCAGGGCGTCAGCGCCGCACGGATCAGTACCGTGAGTTTCGGCAAGGACAATCCCTTGTGTACCACCAACGACTCCGCTTGCTGGGCCAGAAACCGCCGCGTGGACTTCGTTTATAGCGGTGGCTATAACGGCTGA
- a CDS encoding sugar transferase translates to MKSAATGRVRFRRPQWVPYALVLGDVLALLTAFYLGRLSHAFYYHLSPGWVLLYWWGSLAQVNMLLFLLLMALGITTFAVKGHYARRKAFWDEAGEVLGVFTLLLALNATIAFSGKWPLSRLWLFSTWVLALALLPLTRWLAHHILQRLGAWVRPVVVIGCGRNAAEAIRALDSEPMLGYAVQRVLTPGGCDPTSGELPTQAPMEALGDDPLATLVRLGKPHVVLALDMEQWDAQEKLVRSLGLSYPNLTVVPPLRGLPLFGMEAMHFFGHEVLMLRVRDNLARPGPRIVKRLFDLLAASLLVVLLSPLLFYIAWRIRREDGGPVFFIQERVGRGGGTFACLKFRSMVLDAEDRLKQYLQNHPDLAAEYERNFKLRNDPRVTRIGKFLRRGSLDELPQLFNVLRGDMSLVGPRPLLARELDRYGDNICLYHMVYPGITGLWQVSGRSETTFDERAYLDAWYIKNWTLWYDIVILLLTVKVVFRREGAY, encoded by the coding sequence ATGAAATCGGCGGCAACGGGCCGTGTCCGTTTTCGTAGGCCGCAATGGGTGCCTTATGCGCTGGTGCTGGGCGATGTGCTGGCGCTTTTAACCGCCTTTTATCTTGGCCGCCTTTCCCATGCCTTCTATTACCACCTGAGTCCCGGTTGGGTGCTGCTCTACTGGTGGGGGAGCCTTGCGCAAGTCAATATGCTCCTGTTCCTGTTGCTGATGGCCTTGGGCATTACCACCTTCGCCGTCAAGGGGCATTATGCCCGACGCAAGGCTTTTTGGGACGAGGCCGGCGAAGTGCTGGGCGTGTTCACGCTCTTGCTGGCGCTAAATGCCACCATTGCCTTTTCGGGCAAATGGCCCCTGTCACGACTATGGCTTTTTTCCACCTGGGTGCTGGCGCTGGCGCTGCTGCCCCTGACCCGATGGCTGGCACACCATATCTTGCAGCGCCTGGGTGCGTGGGTGCGGCCGGTGGTGGTCATCGGCTGCGGGCGGAACGCCGCCGAGGCCATCCGCGCCCTGGACAGCGAGCCCATGCTGGGCTATGCCGTGCAACGGGTCCTGACGCCGGGGGGGTGCGATCCGACCTCCGGCGAACTCCCCACCCAGGCACCCATGGAGGCGCTGGGAGACGATCCGTTGGCTACCCTAGTCCGTCTGGGCAAACCCCATGTCGTGCTGGCCCTGGACATGGAACAGTGGGACGCGCAGGAAAAACTGGTGCGCTCCCTGGGGCTCAGCTACCCCAACCTTACGGTGGTGCCGCCCTTGCGCGGTCTGCCGCTGTTTGGCATGGAGGCCATGCACTTTTTTGGCCACGAGGTGCTGATGCTGCGGGTGCGGGACAACCTGGCCCGGCCCGGTCCGCGCATCGTCAAGCGCCTTTTTGACCTGCTGGCCGCTTCGTTGCTCGTCGTGCTCTTGTCGCCGCTGCTTTTTTATATCGCCTGGCGCATCCGCAGGGAGGACGGCGGGCCGGTGTTTTTTATCCAGGAGCGTGTGGGCAGAGGGGGCGGCACCTTTGCTTGCCTGAAATTCCGCAGCATGGTGTTGGATGCGGAGGACCGCCTGAAACAATACCTGCAGAATCACCCCGACCTGGCCGCCGAGTACGAAAGAAATTTCAAGCTGCGCAACGATCCCCGGGTGACCCGGATCGGGAAGTTTCTGCGGCGTGGCAGCCTGGATGAGCTGCCCCAGTTGTTCAACGTGTTGCGTGGCGACATGAGTCTGGTGGGCCCACGCCCTTTACTGGCGCGGGAGCTGGACCGTTACGGCGACAATATCTGCCTGTATCATATGGTTTATCCGGGCATCACCGGGTTGTGGCAGGTCAGCGGACGTTCCGAGACCACCTTTGACGAACGCGCCTACCTCGACGCCTGGTATATCAAGAACTGGACGCTCTGGTACGACATCGTCATCCTGCTCCTGACGGTGAAGGTGGTTTTCCGGCGGGAGGGGGCTTACTGA
- the ybgF gene encoding tol-pal system protein YbgF, whose amino-acid sequence MKRWHLFPVLSLLCLSPFAQAESTGEKVLQLQQQMAVMQGELSSLVAVQQANKGSQSALADLLGRTQHLEQEVRDLRGELDTKTHALQTQQQSTAAQVQALTAQLTGGTAATASTSSVLGGNVAIISPAAAVASAASNTSAPAVQGLGQADYQRAFDLLRQGKYGSAVTGLQGFIQKYPQSSLVPDAYYWLGQAQYVLGQNDAALKSLHTVEAQFSQSSKAPEAMLRMAEIYQAVGQSGKARTVLSKIISQYPSTPSAQKAEAQLQALPAGK is encoded by the coding sequence ATGAAACGCTGGCATCTTTTCCCCGTCCTTTCCTTGCTATGCCTGAGCCCCTTCGCACAGGCCGAGTCAACCGGCGAGAAAGTGCTGCAGTTGCAACAGCAGATGGCGGTCATGCAGGGCGAACTGAGCAGTCTGGTGGCGGTTCAACAGGCCAACAAGGGTAGCCAGAGCGCGCTGGCCGACCTGCTCGGGCGCACCCAGCATCTGGAACAGGAAGTGCGCGACCTGCGCGGCGAACTCGATACCAAAACCCACGCCCTGCAAACCCAACAGCAGTCTACGGCCGCTCAGGTACAGGCTCTGACCGCCCAGCTTACGGGGGGCACGGCGGCAACCGCCAGCACCAGCAGCGTGCTGGGCGGCAATGTCGCCATCATCAGTCCGGCCGCGGCCGTCGCCTCCGCAGCGAGCAATACCTCCGCGCCTGCGGTTCAGGGTCTGGGACAAGCGGATTATCAACGGGCGTTCGATCTGCTGCGGCAGGGCAAGTACGGATCGGCCGTCACCGGATTACAGGGTTTCATTCAGAAATACCCGCAGAGCAGTCTGGTGCCCGACGCCTACTACTGGCTTGGGCAGGCGCAGTACGTGCTGGGCCAGAACGATGCTGCCCTGAAGAGCCTCCATACCGTGGAGGCGCAGTTCTCCCAGAGCAGTAAGGCGCCGGAGGCCATGCTGCGGATGGCGGAAATCTATCAGGCCGTCGGCCAGTCCGGCAAAGCCCGCACCGTTCTCAGCAAAATCATCAGCCAGTATCCGAGCACACCGTCGGCACAGAAGGCCGAGGCGCAGTTACAGGCGTTGCCCGCCGGAAAGTGA
- a CDS encoding Txe/YoeB family addiction module toxin produces the protein MKLVFADEAWEDYLYWQKQDRKMVERINKLIREIQREPFGGMGKPEPLKHALSGFWSRRITDEHRMVYRVEEDQLQIAQLRFHY, from the coding sequence GTGAAACTGGTTTTCGCAGACGAAGCATGGGAAGACTATCTGTATTGGCAGAAGCAGGACAGGAAGATGGTGGAGCGGATCAACAAGCTGATTCGCGAAATCCAGCGAGAACCATTTGGCGGCATGGGCAAGCCCGAGCCGCTGAAACACGCCCTCTCAGGATTTTGGTCACGCCGGATCACGGATGAGCACCGCATGGTGTACCGGGTTGAGGAGGACCAACTCCAAATAGCCCAATTGCGTTTCCACTACTGA
- the queE gene encoding 7-carboxy-7-deazaguanine synthase QueE, giving the protein MEGRLRVTEIFHSLQGETRSVGRPATFVRLTGCPLRCRYCDTAYAFHGGEWRRIPEILEQVRAGGNRLVVVTGGEPLAQADVLPLLTQLCDAGHEVFLETSGALSLAGVDTRVVKVLDLKSPDSGECERNLWENLPLLNPQDQIKFVLCSRADYDWAKEVLAREALAERCEILFSPSHGTLALRDLAEWILADHLPVRLQIQLHKLIWGDLPGH; this is encoded by the coding sequence ATGGAGGGACGGCTCCGCGTCACAGAAATCTTCCACAGCCTGCAAGGGGAAACCCGCAGCGTCGGACGTCCGGCGACCTTTGTGCGTCTCACGGGCTGCCCTTTGCGTTGCCGTTACTGCGATACCGCCTATGCGTTTCATGGCGGAGAATGGCGGCGGATCCCCGAAATTCTGGAACAGGTGCGGGCAGGCGGAAACCGGCTGGTGGTGGTGACGGGTGGCGAACCATTGGCACAGGCCGATGTGTTGCCGCTGCTGACGCAGCTTTGCGATGCGGGCCATGAAGTCTTTCTGGAAACCAGCGGCGCCCTTTCGCTGGCGGGGGTGGATACCCGGGTGGTGAAGGTGCTCGACCTCAAAAGCCCGGATTCCGGAGAATGCGAACGCAATCTCTGGGAAAACCTGCCCTTACTCAACCCGCAGGACCAGATTAAATTTGTGCTGTGCAGCCGTGCCGATTACGACTGGGCCAAAGAGGTGCTCGCGCGGGAAGCATTGGCCGAACGCTGCGAAATACTCTTTTCTCCCAGCCATGGCACGCTCGCCCTGCGCGATCTCGCCGAATGGATACTCGCCGATCATTTGCCGGTGCGTCTGCAGATTCAGTTGCACAAACTGATCTGGGGCGACCTGCCCGGACACTGA
- a CDS encoding nucleotidyltransferase family protein: protein MGGLNPMRLSSEQIAQIRQSAAESFGPEARVWLFGSRVDDRKRGGDIDLLVQTRALSADAALRRKIRMLGLLESRLGERKIDLVIEQPGDARPIVRVAHETGLAL, encoded by the coding sequence GTGGGTGGATTGAACCCCATGCGCCTCAGCTCCGAGCAAATCGCCCAGATCCGCCAGAGTGCGGCGGAAAGCTTTGGCCCGGAAGCCCGCGTCTGGCTCTTCGGTTCGCGGGTGGATGACCGCAAGCGGGGCGGCGACATCGATCTGCTCGTTCAGACGCGCGCGCTGTCGGCCGACGCTGCATTGCGGCGCAAAATACGCATGCTCGGCCTACTCGAATCCCGCCTTGGCGAGCGAAAGATCGACCTTGTCATCGAACAGCCTGGCGATGCTCGCCCGATTGTGCGCGTCGCCCACGAAACCGGGCTTGCCCTATGA
- the queC gene encoding 7-cyano-7-deazaguanine synthase QueC produces MPMPATPAIVLLSGGLDSATVLALMRRDGFAVHALSFDYGQRHKEELRYAALLAQSMGAASHRVLRIDLAAFGGSALTDPQLSVPESGLAPGIPITYVPARNTVFLSLALALAEVLGARDIFLGVNSQDYSGYPDCRPEFVHAFEALAQVATRLGDEARGPRIHAPLQFLNKSEIIRLGSRLGVDYGMTRSCYQLDAEGRSCGRCDSCRLRREGFRQAGIADPTPYQSS; encoded by the coding sequence ATGCCGATGCCCGCCACACCCGCCATTGTACTGCTTTCCGGCGGACTGGATTCCGCCACCGTGCTGGCGCTCATGCGCCGGGATGGCTTTGCCGTCCACGCCCTCTCTTTTGATTACGGGCAGCGGCATAAGGAAGAATTACGCTATGCGGCGCTGCTGGCACAGTCCATGGGGGCGGCCAGCCACCGGGTGCTGCGTATCGATCTGGCGGCTTTTGGCGGCTCGGCGCTGACCGACCCGCAACTCAGCGTCCCCGAGAGCGGCCTGGCGCCGGGCATCCCCATCACCTATGTGCCCGCGCGCAATACCGTCTTTTTGTCGCTGGCCCTGGCGTTGGCGGAGGTGCTGGGCGCCAGGGACATCTTCCTGGGGGTGAACAGCCAGGATTACAGCGGTTATCCCGACTGCCGGCCAGAATTTGTGCACGCTTTTGAGGCCCTGGCGCAGGTGGCCACCCGCCTCGGCGATGAAGCCCGCGGGCCGCGTATCCATGCGCCGCTGCAGTTTCTCAACAAGAGTGAGATCATTCGTCTCGGCAGCCGTTTGGGTGTGGATTACGGAATGACCCGCTCCTGCTATCAGTTGGATGCCGAAGGCCGGTCCTGTGGCCGCTGTGACAGTTGCCGCCTGCGCCGGGAAGGGTTCCGTCAGGCCGGTATCGCAGACCCCACACCTTATCAGAGTTCCTGA
- a CDS encoding FitA-like ribbon-helix-helix domain-containing protein: MATVTVRNLPDEVHRALRVRAATHGRSTEAEIRDILESTVRPPKRLRLGTALAELGRRAGLTDDDIATFEQVRDKTPAEPVRFE, encoded by the coding sequence ATGGCGACAGTTACCGTCAGAAATCTGCCGGACGAGGTGCATCGCGCGCTGCGTGTACGCGCAGCAACGCACGGCCGCAGCACCGAGGCCGAAATCCGCGACATCCTCGAATCGACCGTTCGCCCGCCAAAGCGGCTTCGCCTGGGCACGGCCCTGGCCGAGCTGGGCCGCCGCGCCGGGCTGACCGATGACGACATCGCAACCTTCGAGCAGGTGCGCGACAAGACCCCGGCCGAGCCCGTGAGGTTTGAATGA
- a CDS encoding Uma2 family endonuclease — protein sequence MTTAERLARYEDLFGLPDNVVGEIIAGELHTHPRPAPAHARASSVLGNKVGTPFDQGEGGGPGGWWILDEPELHLSEDILVPDLAGWRRERMPALPKTAWFEMAPDWVCEVLSPATARTDRVLKLPRYAAADVAHCWLIDPDARTLEAYANQDGRWLLLGTWGGTDQAAIDPFAAITLDLSGLWVD from the coding sequence ATGACCACCGCCGAGCGCCTCGCGCGCTACGAAGACCTCTTCGGCCTGCCCGACAACGTCGTGGGCGAGATCATTGCCGGCGAACTGCACACCCATCCCCGGCCCGCACCAGCTCATGCACGGGCCAGTTCGGTGCTCGGTAACAAAGTGGGGACACCTTTCGATCAGGGGGAAGGCGGTGGCCCCGGCGGTTGGTGGATACTCGACGAACCCGAACTGCACCTGAGCGAGGACATCCTCGTCCCGGACCTCGCCGGCTGGCGCCGGGAGCGGATGCCCGCACTGCCCAAAACCGCGTGGTTCGAGATGGCCCCCGACTGGGTCTGCGAAGTGCTCTCCCCGGCTACCGCCCGCACTGACCGTGTCCTCAAACTGCCCCGCTACGCCGCCGCCGATGTCGCCCACTGCTGGCTCATCGATCCCGACGCTCGCACCCTGGAAGCCTATGCCAACCAGGATGGCCGCTGGCTGCTCCTCGGTACCTGGGGCGGTACGGACCAGGCCGCCATCGACCCCTTCGCCGCCATCACCCTGGATCTCTCCGGGCTGTGGGTGGATTGA